One stretch of Bacteroidota bacterium DNA includes these proteins:
- the serA gene encoding phosphoglycerate dehydrogenase encodes MKILITDPIEQSCVDILTREGFQVDLKPGLPADEIKAIIHDYAALIVRSGTKVTADIIEKATSMKVIGRAGAGVDNIDSVAASRKGIIVMNTPGGNTLSTAEHTFSMLMAVARNIPNAHASLVAGRWDRKKFMGTELHGKTLGIVGMGKIGREVATRAQAFGMTTIGYDPVLSADVSLKMNVELVSLDEIYRRSDFITVHTPLSDETRGLLNEQTIAKCKKGVRLINCARGGIIDEAALLKALDNGHVAGAALDVFVEEPPKDFTLAKHPKVVATPHLGASTEEAQEKVAIQIAEQIADALKDRGIVGAVNAAALQAGMPNEIKPYLLLAEKLGSLQAQVMKGQLKELSIELSGELLHKHSELIKAGVLRGLFSKLMSQPVNYINAPVLAQSMGVRISEKKITDAEDYANLLTIGYKTESEQRSFAGTVFGGKILKFVRLDKYSIEGTPDGTFLYYTNIDRPGMLAKVGAILAEANINIAGLSLGRSGIGERALTVVNVDTPIPDSILQKVASLDGVFNAKVVIL; translated from the coding sequence ATGAAAATACTCATTACAGATCCAATTGAACAAAGTTGTGTCGACATCCTCACCCGTGAAGGTTTTCAAGTAGATTTGAAGCCCGGTCTGCCTGCTGATGAGATTAAGGCGATTATCCATGATTACGCAGCACTGATTGTTCGAAGTGGGACAAAAGTAACAGCGGATATAATAGAGAAGGCAACATCAATGAAAGTGATCGGCCGTGCCGGTGCCGGAGTAGATAATATTGATTCTGTTGCGGCATCGCGTAAAGGTATTATTGTGATGAACACACCTGGTGGAAATACACTTTCCACTGCCGAACATACGTTTTCGATGCTGATGGCAGTAGCGCGAAACATTCCGAATGCGCATGCGAGTTTGGTTGCGGGCCGTTGGGACCGAAAAAAATTCATGGGAACAGAACTCCACGGAAAAACACTAGGAATTGTCGGGATGGGAAAGATCGGGCGTGAAGTTGCTACCCGTGCTCAAGCATTTGGAATGACAACAATCGGTTATGATCCGGTGTTGAGTGCTGATGTTTCGTTGAAGATGAATGTTGAACTTGTCTCTCTCGACGAAATCTATCGACGATCAGATTTCATTACAGTACACACTCCGTTGAGCGATGAAACTCGTGGATTGCTGAATGAACAAACCATTGCAAAATGTAAGAAAGGTGTTCGTCTCATCAATTGTGCCCGCGGCGGAATCATTGATGAAGCAGCGTTACTGAAAGCACTTGACAACGGGCATGTTGCCGGCGCCGCGCTTGATGTCTTTGTTGAAGAACCTCCGAAAGATTTCACACTTGCAAAGCATCCAAAAGTTGTTGCAACACCTCATCTTGGTGCATCAACGGAAGAAGCACAAGAGAAAGTCGCCATACAGATTGCTGAACAGATTGCTGATGCGCTGAAAGACCGCGGTATTGTTGGAGCTGTAAATGCCGCAGCATTGCAAGCGGGCATGCCAAACGAAATTAAACCATATCTGTTACTTGCTGAAAAACTTGGTTCATTGCAGGCCCAGGTCATGAAGGGTCAATTAAAAGAATTATCGATCGAGCTGAGCGGGGAATTGCTTCACAAACATTCCGAACTGATCAAAGCGGGAGTGTTACGAGGACTCTTTTCAAAATTGATGAGCCAGCCGGTCAATTATATCAACGCACCGGTTCTCGCACAATCCATGGGTGTTCGCATCAGCGAAAAGAAGATTACGGACGCAGAAGATTATGCAAACTTGTTGACAATCGGTTATAAAACGGAATCGGAACAACGTTCGTTTGCCGGCACAGTATTCGGTGGCAAGATTTTAAAATTTGTCCGGCTCGACAAATATTCTATCGAAGGAACACCTGACGGTACATTCCTCTATTATACGAATATCGATAGACCAGGCATGCTGGCCAAGGTCGGAGCAATTCTTGCTGAAGCGAATATCAATATTGCAGGATTATCACTGGGACGTTCTGGAATAGGTGAACGGGCACTGACTGTAGTAAATGTTGATACACCAATTCCGGATTCAATCTTGCAAAAGGTCGCCTCACTGGATGGTGTCTTTAATGC